A single Syngnathoides biaculeatus isolate LvHL_M chromosome 18, ASM1980259v1, whole genome shotgun sequence DNA region contains:
- the sod1 gene encoding superoxide dismutase [Cu-Zn] — protein MATLQTTANKMVLKAVCVLKGAGETTGTVYFEQESDSSPVKLTGEIKGLTPGEHGFHVHTFGDNTNGCISAGPHFNPFNKTHAGPKDAVRHVGDLGNVTAGADNVAQINIIDSAISLTGQYSIIGRTMVIHEKADDLGRGGNEESLKTGNAGGRLACGVIGITQ, from the exons ATGGCTACGCTTCAAACTACTGCGAACAAAATGGTGCTTAAAGCTGTTTGTGTGCTGAAAGGAGCCGGCGAAACCACCGGGACAGTCTACTTCGAACAGGAG AGCGACTCCAGCCCAGTGAAGCTGACAGGCGAAATCAAAGGCCTCACGCCAGGCGAGCATGGCTTCCACGTCCACACCTTTGGCGACAACACTAACG GGTGTATCAGTGCAGGACCTCACTTCAACCCGTTCAACAAAACTCACGCCGGTCCGAAGGATGCAGTTAG GCACGTCGGCGACCTGGGCAACGTGACCGCAGGTGCCGATAACGTAGCCCAAATCAACATCATAGACAGCGCAATCTCCCTCACCGGCCAGTACTCCATCATTGGCAGAACCATGGTG ATCCACGAGAAGGCCGATGATCTGGGCAGAGGCGGCAACGAAGAGAGCTTAAAGACTGGAAATGCTGGCGGGCGACTGGCTTGCGGTGTCATTGGCATCACCCAGTAA
- the scaf4a gene encoding SR-related and CTD-associated factor 4 isoform X1, which yields MDAVNAFNQELFSLMDSKPPISRAKMISITKSAIKAMKLYKHVVQIVEKFIKKCKSEYKVAGLYVVDSIVRQSRHQFGADKDVFGPRFTKNIVGTFENLCLCPLEDRSKLVRVLNLWQKNGVFKSNVIQPLLDMAAGTSSDAEPQAASCPPPYAEEPAPSSPPTPTKDQAAAAPSASPQKQDPFTAVAQLFQSTQGQQLQQMLQNFQQQPVQVEPTPQAPPAPQLDTSSVPPVFSNALTHPPQAGQQKTAFDKTLLDRFDYDDEPEAADETKDDVSQPSDSMQPPHALQPPVMSMTQDFSLQGPLPPNGQLPSYGLMPGQGFTGMMPQMGHVLPGQPFTGSVGPPGFPGVYPPPLPHSAQQQQDATVEADRSSMKDGRHGQTSRSGSKSPKRRRSRSNSRTRRSRHRRSRSRSRDRRHHSPRSRSQERRDRERERERRQKGLPPPKNETLSICSTTLWVGQLDKRTQQQDVACLLEEFGQIDSINMIPPRGCAYIVMIHRQDAFRALQKLSRGSYKVNQKAIKIAWALNKGIKADLKQFWNVELGVTYVPWSKVREEQLEELKEGGMLDLDTLAPEWSTIKKALENPEELTHNGGDDSQQLEEPHGLAPLPPPQLPPMLGMGSVPPPGFPTPMGMPPPAFPPGMPPPPFIRPGFNPMQMPPGFPPPGAMPLSMPPPSKGEDMPLVPRKHDELPDAPNFFNNQMGAMCNQVGIPPGGSIQAPTGGLMGTRPGLMPMQRLPGPPLLHAQRFPPPPVPPPMVPRGPHPPPLMHHDAPPPKGTFAMPHSMRPPFPPHGPSPQGPPMPPFIRPGAPRAVEDEEGRPFRGERPGFRERDREPERERGFSSAVRRPFGGDRSDARDRVDGSGWDRDRRDRGEWENGSREAQEKGKEGERPKRRERTTRWDRNDRLTELENMDKLRTSEGSAEAPQKTAESAPPSAESPGGPPQPVEAKQEAVS from the exons ATGGACGCCGTCAACGCCTTCAATCAGGAG TTATTCTCCTTGATGGACAGTAAGCCGCCAATATCTCGTGCCAAGATGATCTCCATCACCAAGTCGGCCATTAAAGCTATGAAA CTCTACAAGCATGTGGTCCAGATTGTGGAGAAATTCATTAAAAAG tgtaAGTCTGAGTACAAGGTGGCGGGCCTGTACGTGGTGGATTCCATCGTCCGCCAGTCCAGGCACCAGTTTGGCGCTGACAAGGATGTGTTTGGACCCCGCTTCACGAAAAACATTGTGGGCACCTTTGAGAACCTCTGCCTCTGCCCCCTGGAGGACAGA AGTAAGCTGGTACGTGTCCTGAACCTGTGGCAAAAGAATGGCGTATTCAAGAGCAACGTCATTCAGCCCCTCCTGGACATGGCCGCCGGCACCAGCAGCGACGCGGAGCCTCAGGCCGCCAGCTGCCCTCCGCCTTACGCCGAAGAGCCTG CACCTTCCTCCCCGCCGACCCCCACCAAAGACCAGGCAGCCGCGGCGCCCAGTGCGTCACCACAAAAGCAGGACCCCTTCACCGCCGTGGCACAGCTCTTCCAGTCCACGCAGGGTCAACAG CTCCAGCAGATGCTTCAGAACTTCCAGCAGCAGCCTGTCCAAGTAGAACCCACCCCTCAGGCGCCACCTGCCCCCCAATTGGACACCTCAAGCGTCCCTCCCGTTTTCAGCAACGCCCTCACGCATCCTCCTCAGGCCGGCCAACAGAAGACTGCATTTGACAAG ACATTATTGGATCGTTTTGACTACGACGATGAACCTGAAGCCGCAGACGAGACCAAGGACGACGTCTCGCAGCCCTC TGACAGTATGCAGCCGCCTCACGCCTTGCAGCCGCCTGTGATGAGCATGACTCAGGACTTCTCGCTGCAG GGTCCTCTCCCTCCTAACGGCCAGCTTCCGTCCTATGGGCTGATGCCCGGACAAGGATTCACAGGAATGATGCCTCAGATGGGGCACGTTCTACCGGGCCAGCCCTTCACTGGTTCCGTGGGACCTCCTGGCTTCCCGGGGGTTTATCCTCCTCCACTTCCTCACTCGGCCCAGCAACAGCAG GATGCAACAGTTGAAGCAGATCGGTCCTCCATGAAAGATGGCAGACACGGTCAAACGTCACGATCAGGCTCCAA GTCCCCGAAAAGGAGGCGATCGCGCTCCAATTCCCGCACGCGCCGTTCCCGTCACCGGCGTTCTCGGTCGCGCTCCCGGGACCGACGCCACCATTCCCCGCGCTCTCGCTCGCAGGAACGCCGTGACAGGGAACGTGAACGGGAGCGGCGGCAAAAAGGTCTCCCGCCTCCCAAAAATGAGACTCTGAGCA TCTGCAGTACAACTCTGTGGGTGGGCCAACTGGACAAGAGGACTCAGCAGCAAGATGTGGCCTGTTTGCTGGAGGAGTTTGGACAGATCGACTCAATCAAC ATGATTCCTCCGCGAGGCTGTGCCTACATCGTCATGATCCACCGACAGGATGCCTTCAGGGCCCTGCAGAAGCTCAGTCGAGGCTCCTACAAAGTCAACCAAAAAGCCATCAAG ATAGCATGGGCTCTGAACAAAGGCATCAAGGCCGATTTAAAGCAGTTCTGGAACGTGGAGCTTGGTGTCACCTATGTTCCCTGGTCCAAAGTCAGGGAGGAGCAGCTGGAGGAACTCAAGGAAGGAGGAATGCTGGATTTGGACACTTTAGCGCCAG AGTGGAGCACTATAAAGAAAGCTCTGGAGAACCCAGAGGAGCTCACCCACAACGGTGGAGACGATTCACAGCAGCTTGAGGAGCCCCATGGGTTGGCTCCACTTCCTCCTCCACAG CTTCCTCCGATGCTCGGCATGGGTTCTGTGCCACCACCTGGTTTCCCCACTCCTATGGGCATGCCGCCTCCCGCCTTCCCGCCGGGCATGCCCCCACCACCATTCATTAGACCGGGCTTCAACCCCATGCAGATGCCTCCAG GTTTCCCCCCACCAGGTGCCATGCCTCTCTCCATGCCGCCGCCCTCCAAAGGTGAAGACATGCCTTTGGTCCCCAGGAAACATGATGAGCTCCCGGACGCTCCAAACTTCTTCAACAACCAGATGGGAGCTATGT GTAACCAGGTGGGCATCCCCCCAGGTGGCAGCATCCAGGCCCCAACGGGTGGTCTGATGGGAACCCGGCCCGGTTTGATGCCGATGCAGCGCCTCCCGGGCCCTCCGCTGCTGCACGCACAGCGTTTCCCACCGCCGCCCGTCCCGCCTCCGATGGTGCCCAGGGGGCCCCATCCTCCACCCCTGATGCACCACGACGCCCCTCCACCCAAAGGAACCTTTGCGATGCCCCACAGCATGAGACCGCCCTTCCCACCCCATGGGCCATCTCCTCAAGGTCCTCCCATGCCTCCTTTTATCAGACCCGGCGCCCCACGTGCAGTTGAGGACGAGGAGGGACGCCCTTTCCGGGGTGAACGCCCAGGATTCAGGGAGCGCGACCGGGAGCCGGAGAGAGAGCGAGGATTCAGCAGCGCGGTGAGGCGCCCGTTTGGCGGTGATCGCTCAGATGCGAGGGACAGAGTGGATGGGAGCGGATGGGACAGAGACAGGCGGGACAGGGGTGAGTGGGAAAATGGCAGCAGGGAGGCCCAGGAAAAAGGGAAAGAAGGAGAGCGGCCCAAGCGGCGGGAGAGGACCACCCGTTGGGACCGCAACGATCGCTTGACCGAGCTCGAGAACATGGACAAGCTTCGCACCTCTGAGGGCAGCGCCGAAGCGCCCCAAAAGACTGCCGAGTCGGCCCCTCCCTCTGCCGAGTCTCCCGGAGGGCCGCCGCAACCCGTAGAAGCCAAACAGGAAGCTGTGTCGTAG
- the scaf4a gene encoding SR-related and CTD-associated factor 4 isoform X2, translated as MDAVNAFNQELFSLMDSKPPISRAKMISITKSAIKAMKLYKHVVQIVEKFIKKCKSEYKVAGLYVVDSIVRQSRHQFGADKDVFGPRFTKNIVGTFENLCLCPLEDRSKLVRVLNLWQKNGVFKSNVIQPLLDMAAGTSSDAEPQAASCPPPYAEEPAPSSPPTPTKDQAAAAPSASPQKQDPFTAVAQLFQSTQGQQMLQNFQQQPVQVEPTPQAPPAPQLDTSSVPPVFSNALTHPPQAGQQKTAFDKTLLDRFDYDDEPEAADETKDDVSQPSDSMQPPHALQPPVMSMTQDFSLQGPLPPNGQLPSYGLMPGQGFTGMMPQMGHVLPGQPFTGSVGPPGFPGVYPPPLPHSAQQQQDATVEADRSSMKDGRHGQTSRSGSKSPKRRRSRSNSRTRRSRHRRSRSRSRDRRHHSPRSRSQERRDRERERERRQKGLPPPKNETLSICSTTLWVGQLDKRTQQQDVACLLEEFGQIDSINMIPPRGCAYIVMIHRQDAFRALQKLSRGSYKVNQKAIKIAWALNKGIKADLKQFWNVELGVTYVPWSKVREEQLEELKEGGMLDLDTLAPEWSTIKKALENPEELTHNGGDDSQQLEEPHGLAPLPPPQLPPMLGMGSVPPPGFPTPMGMPPPAFPPGMPPPPFIRPGFNPMQMPPGFPPPGAMPLSMPPPSKGEDMPLVPRKHDELPDAPNFFNNQMGAMCNQVGIPPGGSIQAPTGGLMGTRPGLMPMQRLPGPPLLHAQRFPPPPVPPPMVPRGPHPPPLMHHDAPPPKGTFAMPHSMRPPFPPHGPSPQGPPMPPFIRPGAPRAVEDEEGRPFRGERPGFRERDREPERERGFSSAVRRPFGGDRSDARDRVDGSGWDRDRRDRGEWENGSREAQEKGKEGERPKRRERTTRWDRNDRLTELENMDKLRTSEGSAEAPQKTAESAPPSAESPGGPPQPVEAKQEAVS; from the exons ATGGACGCCGTCAACGCCTTCAATCAGGAG TTATTCTCCTTGATGGACAGTAAGCCGCCAATATCTCGTGCCAAGATGATCTCCATCACCAAGTCGGCCATTAAAGCTATGAAA CTCTACAAGCATGTGGTCCAGATTGTGGAGAAATTCATTAAAAAG tgtaAGTCTGAGTACAAGGTGGCGGGCCTGTACGTGGTGGATTCCATCGTCCGCCAGTCCAGGCACCAGTTTGGCGCTGACAAGGATGTGTTTGGACCCCGCTTCACGAAAAACATTGTGGGCACCTTTGAGAACCTCTGCCTCTGCCCCCTGGAGGACAGA AGTAAGCTGGTACGTGTCCTGAACCTGTGGCAAAAGAATGGCGTATTCAAGAGCAACGTCATTCAGCCCCTCCTGGACATGGCCGCCGGCACCAGCAGCGACGCGGAGCCTCAGGCCGCCAGCTGCCCTCCGCCTTACGCCGAAGAGCCTG CACCTTCCTCCCCGCCGACCCCCACCAAAGACCAGGCAGCCGCGGCGCCCAGTGCGTCACCACAAAAGCAGGACCCCTTCACCGCCGTGGCACAGCTCTTCCAGTCCACGCAGGGTCAACAG ATGCTTCAGAACTTCCAGCAGCAGCCTGTCCAAGTAGAACCCACCCCTCAGGCGCCACCTGCCCCCCAATTGGACACCTCAAGCGTCCCTCCCGTTTTCAGCAACGCCCTCACGCATCCTCCTCAGGCCGGCCAACAGAAGACTGCATTTGACAAG ACATTATTGGATCGTTTTGACTACGACGATGAACCTGAAGCCGCAGACGAGACCAAGGACGACGTCTCGCAGCCCTC TGACAGTATGCAGCCGCCTCACGCCTTGCAGCCGCCTGTGATGAGCATGACTCAGGACTTCTCGCTGCAG GGTCCTCTCCCTCCTAACGGCCAGCTTCCGTCCTATGGGCTGATGCCCGGACAAGGATTCACAGGAATGATGCCTCAGATGGGGCACGTTCTACCGGGCCAGCCCTTCACTGGTTCCGTGGGACCTCCTGGCTTCCCGGGGGTTTATCCTCCTCCACTTCCTCACTCGGCCCAGCAACAGCAG GATGCAACAGTTGAAGCAGATCGGTCCTCCATGAAAGATGGCAGACACGGTCAAACGTCACGATCAGGCTCCAA GTCCCCGAAAAGGAGGCGATCGCGCTCCAATTCCCGCACGCGCCGTTCCCGTCACCGGCGTTCTCGGTCGCGCTCCCGGGACCGACGCCACCATTCCCCGCGCTCTCGCTCGCAGGAACGCCGTGACAGGGAACGTGAACGGGAGCGGCGGCAAAAAGGTCTCCCGCCTCCCAAAAATGAGACTCTGAGCA TCTGCAGTACAACTCTGTGGGTGGGCCAACTGGACAAGAGGACTCAGCAGCAAGATGTGGCCTGTTTGCTGGAGGAGTTTGGACAGATCGACTCAATCAAC ATGATTCCTCCGCGAGGCTGTGCCTACATCGTCATGATCCACCGACAGGATGCCTTCAGGGCCCTGCAGAAGCTCAGTCGAGGCTCCTACAAAGTCAACCAAAAAGCCATCAAG ATAGCATGGGCTCTGAACAAAGGCATCAAGGCCGATTTAAAGCAGTTCTGGAACGTGGAGCTTGGTGTCACCTATGTTCCCTGGTCCAAAGTCAGGGAGGAGCAGCTGGAGGAACTCAAGGAAGGAGGAATGCTGGATTTGGACACTTTAGCGCCAG AGTGGAGCACTATAAAGAAAGCTCTGGAGAACCCAGAGGAGCTCACCCACAACGGTGGAGACGATTCACAGCAGCTTGAGGAGCCCCATGGGTTGGCTCCACTTCCTCCTCCACAG CTTCCTCCGATGCTCGGCATGGGTTCTGTGCCACCACCTGGTTTCCCCACTCCTATGGGCATGCCGCCTCCCGCCTTCCCGCCGGGCATGCCCCCACCACCATTCATTAGACCGGGCTTCAACCCCATGCAGATGCCTCCAG GTTTCCCCCCACCAGGTGCCATGCCTCTCTCCATGCCGCCGCCCTCCAAAGGTGAAGACATGCCTTTGGTCCCCAGGAAACATGATGAGCTCCCGGACGCTCCAAACTTCTTCAACAACCAGATGGGAGCTATGT GTAACCAGGTGGGCATCCCCCCAGGTGGCAGCATCCAGGCCCCAACGGGTGGTCTGATGGGAACCCGGCCCGGTTTGATGCCGATGCAGCGCCTCCCGGGCCCTCCGCTGCTGCACGCACAGCGTTTCCCACCGCCGCCCGTCCCGCCTCCGATGGTGCCCAGGGGGCCCCATCCTCCACCCCTGATGCACCACGACGCCCCTCCACCCAAAGGAACCTTTGCGATGCCCCACAGCATGAGACCGCCCTTCCCACCCCATGGGCCATCTCCTCAAGGTCCTCCCATGCCTCCTTTTATCAGACCCGGCGCCCCACGTGCAGTTGAGGACGAGGAGGGACGCCCTTTCCGGGGTGAACGCCCAGGATTCAGGGAGCGCGACCGGGAGCCGGAGAGAGAGCGAGGATTCAGCAGCGCGGTGAGGCGCCCGTTTGGCGGTGATCGCTCAGATGCGAGGGACAGAGTGGATGGGAGCGGATGGGACAGAGACAGGCGGGACAGGGGTGAGTGGGAAAATGGCAGCAGGGAGGCCCAGGAAAAAGGGAAAGAAGGAGAGCGGCCCAAGCGGCGGGAGAGGACCACCCGTTGGGACCGCAACGATCGCTTGACCGAGCTCGAGAACATGGACAAGCTTCGCACCTCTGAGGGCAGCGCCGAAGCGCCCCAAAAGACTGCCGAGTCGGCCCCTCCCTCTGCCGAGTCTCCCGGAGGGCCGCCGCAACCCGTAGAAGCCAAACAGGAAGCTGTGTCGTAG
- the LOC133492150 gene encoding solute carrier family 22 member 4-like: MKSYPESVAFLGQFGRFQQVVFLLLCISIVPNGFGAFTLVFLADTPAHHCRVPDVNLTEDWHAAVIPVRVVNGKEVLSSCSRYRLDVVRNLSDQGYSPEVDVNLTSLQEETCQDGWIYSKETYQSTVVTEFDLVCDNQWKKPFTTTIFFVGILAGSFFAGQLSDKFGRKPILFITLALQTVFSFIQVFSVSWSMFTVLLVINGLGQMSNYMAALVLGAEILTGNVRLLYSSLGTCFGFAVGYMILPVCAYFLRDWKSLMLALSLPCLVLFPFWWFIPESPRWLLCQGRVEEAEAIVRKAARMNKVRAPQVIFEDYIVSKPKESQPKEPHSILDLVGNFEIGFMTMILCYVAFTMSAGYYGISYNTTQFHTNAYISCFISAAVELPAYVSSWLALRYVSRRMSVIGSLLLAAVPLYFIQLVPEDYTGLSLTLEMVGKYAITTGFGLMFAYTTELYPTVLRNTAAGICNTVARLGSCITPYLLELRSYSPFLPYIILGSLAVLAAFATVLLPESFGRPLPESIQQMRKRERIKCPCIPKAETPVAVVLSENPKS; encoded by the exons ATGAAGAGTTACCCGGAGAGCGTCGCCTTCCTGGGGCAGTTCGGACGCTTCCAGCAAGTCGTTTTTCTCCTGCTGTGCATCAGCATCGTGCCTAACGGCTTCGGTGCCTTCACCCTCGTCTTCCTGGCAGACACGCCGGCCCACCACTGCCGGGTGCCGGATGTCAATTTAACCGAGGACTGGCACGCTGCCGTCATCCCCGTGCGG GTGGTGAACGGCAAAGAAGTGCTGAGCAGCTGTAGCAGGTACCGGCTCGATGTAGTCCGGAACCTGTCGGACCAGGGCTACAGTCCCGAGGTGGATGTCAACCTCACCTCCCTGCAGGAGGAGACGTGTCAAGACGGCTGGATCTACAGCAAGGAAACCTACCAATCCACCGTTGTCACTGAG TTTGACCTGGTGTGCGACAACCAATGGAAGAAACCATTCACTACTACCATTTTCTTTGTGGGCATCCTGGCCGGATCCTTCTTCGCGGGGCAACTTTCAGACAA ATTTGGAAGGAAACCAATCCTTTTCATCACGCTGGCTCTGCAGACCGTCTTCAGCTTCATTCAGGTCTTCTCTGTATCCTGGTCCATGTTCACCGTGCTGCTGGTCATCAACGGCCTGGGACAGATGTCCAACTACATGGCAGCATTAGTACTGG GCGCAGAGATCCTCACTGGCAACGTGCGGCTGCTGTATTCATCGCTGGGAACCTGCTTTGGTTTCGCCGTCGGCTACATGATCCTACCTGTGTGCGCTTACTTCCTGAGGGACTGGAAGTCTCTCATGCTGGCCTTGTCCCTGCCCTGCCTGGTTTTGTTCCCCTTCTGGTG GTTCATCCCGGAGTCTCCTCGCTGGCTCCTGTGCCAGGGACGAGTGGAGGAGGCAGAGGCCATCGTGAGGAAGGCGGCCAGGATGAACAAAGTGCGAGCCCCACAAGTCATCTTCGAGGATTACATT GTGAGCAAGCCCAAAGAGTCACAGCCCAAAGAACCGCACAGCATCCTGGACCTGGTGGGCAACTTCGAAATCGGATTCATGACAATGATTCTCTGCTATGTGGC GTTCACCATGTCCGCGGGCTATTACGGCATCTCCTACAACACGACGCAGTTCCATACCAACGCATACATCAGCTGTTTCATCTCAGCGGCTGTGGAGCTTCCGGCGTACGTGTCCAGCTGGCTGGCTCTGCGCTATGTGTCGCGTCGAATGTCTGTTATCGGCTCTCTTTTACTGGCTGCGGTGCCACTCTACTTCATACAGCTGGTGCCTGAAG ACTACACTGGTCTTTCGCTCACTCTGGAGATGGTGGGAAAATACGCCATCACCACCGGCTTCGGCCTGATGTTCGCTTACACCACCGAGCTGTACCCGACGGTGCTACGAAACACGGCGGCTGGAATTTGTAACACAGTGGCGAGGCTGGGAAGCTGCATCACGCCATACCTGCTGGAACTCA GGTCTTATTCACCATTCCTGCCTTACATCATCCTGGGCAGTCTGGCCGTTTTGGCGGCCTTCGCTACGGTCCTCCTGCCAGAGAGCTTCGGGCGACCGCTGCCCGAATCCATCCAACAGATGCGCAAGAGAGAGCG CATCAAGTGTCCGTGCATCCCGAAGGCAGAGACCCCCGTGGCTGTGGTTCTTTCGGAAAATCCCAAATCTTAA